One Lactobacillus sp. ESL0785 DNA window includes the following coding sequences:
- a CDS encoding NFACT RNA binding domain-containing protein, giving the protein MAFDGLFIHSLLKSVTPALIGGRLSKIYQPFSQDLILTFRKERKNQQLLLSANAQYPRFYLTKQAISNPAQAPTFVMVLRKYLEGSVLQSIDQVGVDRIVNFHFSNRNELGDQVKLVLSVELMGRHSNVILYDQTSGHIIDLLKRINPDENRARILLPKAKYELPPLNPGIDGFKLSEQDFKKLSVLTPVDFSRKIGGLDRDDRDELIGYLEDDYSYSSFMTFIEQFNKSRAFVLKTPNNKRKIFPYLPYHLELVKESSDPDLNHALVEFYQYQANRDWVKQKATHVEQIVKNEQKKLSRKIIKLHKQLDQAENSEGYRIRGEILNANLAQVKPGMTRIALPNYYDNNHPIEIKLDAALSPARNGQKYFTRYKKLRDSIKHVKEQIKIAQDNLDYFDSIQTAIDNAEPQDIDQITDELTNQGYIRRQQKQKRRKKITEHNLNKFRLSSGKTVLVGKNNYQNDWLTLKKANKTDLWLHVKNIPGSHVILQDKEPTDEDIAEAAEIAAYFSKAKNSAHVQVDYVQDKRVKKPNGAKPGFVIYTGQNSIEVTPEKQRVLSKRIN; this is encoded by the coding sequence ATGGCATTTGATGGCTTATTCATTCATAGTTTGTTAAAAAGCGTGACTCCTGCTTTAATTGGTGGACGTTTATCTAAGATTTACCAGCCTTTTAGTCAAGATTTAATTTTGACATTTCGTAAAGAACGCAAAAATCAACAATTGTTGCTTTCTGCTAATGCACAGTATCCAAGATTTTATTTAACTAAGCAGGCAATTAGTAATCCTGCTCAGGCTCCAACTTTTGTAATGGTTTTACGTAAATATTTAGAAGGATCTGTCTTGCAGTCAATTGATCAAGTTGGTGTTGACCGAATTGTTAATTTTCATTTTAGTAACCGTAATGAGCTTGGTGATCAAGTTAAGTTAGTCTTATCAGTTGAATTAATGGGTCGACATAGTAATGTGATCTTGTATGATCAAACTAGTGGACATATTATTGATTTGCTTAAACGAATTAATCCTGATGAAAATCGTGCCCGAATTTTACTGCCGAAAGCAAAGTATGAACTGCCACCGCTTAATCCCGGAATCGATGGTTTTAAACTCTCTGAACAAGATTTTAAGAAGTTAAGTGTACTTACACCAGTTGATTTTTCACGTAAAATTGGCGGTCTTGATCGTGATGATCGTGATGAATTGATTGGTTATTTGGAAGATGATTATTCATATTCATCGTTTATGACTTTTATTGAGCAATTTAATAAATCAAGAGCGTTTGTTCTAAAAACTCCTAATAACAAACGTAAGATTTTTCCTTACCTACCCTATCATTTGGAATTAGTTAAAGAAAGTTCAGATCCAGATCTAAATCATGCACTTGTTGAGTTTTATCAATATCAGGCTAATCGTGATTGGGTTAAGCAAAAGGCAACTCATGTTGAACAAATTGTGAAAAATGAGCAGAAAAAATTAAGTAGAAAAATTATCAAATTGCACAAGCAATTAGATCAGGCAGAAAATTCGGAAGGCTATCGGATTCGGGGAGAAATTCTGAATGCCAATTTAGCGCAAGTTAAACCGGGAATGACTAGGATTGCTTTACCAAATTATTATGACAATAATCATCCGATCGAGATTAAGCTAGATGCAGCATTATCTCCTGCCCGCAACGGTCAAAAATATTTTACCCGATATAAAAAATTACGCGATTCAATTAAGCACGTTAAAGAGCAGATAAAAATTGCTCAAGATAATTTGGACTACTTTGATTCAATACAAACAGCTATTGATAATGCTGAACCGCAAGATATTGATCAGATTACCGATGAGCTTACTAACCAAGGTTATATTCGCCGACAACAAAAACAAAAGCGGCGGAAGAAAATTACTGAACATAACTTAAATAAGTTTCGCTTATCTTCCGGAAAAACAGTTTTAGTTGGTAAAAATAATTATCAAAATGATTGGTTAACGTTAAAAAAGGCTAATAAGACGGATTTATGGCTACATGTTAAAAACATTCCTGGCTCACATGTTATTTTGCAGGATAAAGAACCAACTGATGAAGATATTGCAGAAGCAGCTGAAATTGCAGCGTATTTTTCAAAGGCAAAAAATTCTGCTCATGTTCAGGTTGATTATGTTCAAGATAAACGAGTTAAAAAGCCTAATGGTGCTAAACCCGGATTTGTAATTTATACGGGACAAAACTCAATTGAAGTAACGCCAGAAAAACAGCGAGTTTTAAGTAAAAGAATTAATTAA
- a CDS encoding carbamoyl phosphate synthase large subunit: MPLENDLDKILIIGSGPTLVGSVAETDLLTADAIKALLEEDIHVVLVNPNPATISTDKQPGVTVYLEPMTLDFLKRIIRMEEPDAIISAYGSTMGLKVTRELVKDGILAQMGIKLLTLNEQTLMIDSHQKMVTFLKHNGIEVNHNWRLTDFAATNFKAELDNKVNFPILLVKNEQYLPNKQIIFSTSSELVDYLKKERQAEDFSYKHYRLTEDLSSWEEIIVNVIRDNTGNVLFTDFADSLEPVAINSGDSAAIIPALTLNNDQIQQLRQIAQKIAASLNMIGILNIHFAVKRTGTRLAVKILTIKPRLTRSALWSQQIGLISVGYLVCKIAIGYRLNEVIDPMSGLNAAIEPVQDKVAIRMPYWSLTQAGTNHYFLGKRMQASGEAIGIGRNFETAFLKGLSSTINLNLALQVFADEQEKTQAEILADLLKTDELHLIRLLAAIAQGVDYAKLQELIHLHPVYFQKLQNIVKLGQQLQKNGLDEQLLLEAKKCGFNNELIAAITGSNLTAVQTRLKKMQLTPAYLQIDGSAGIYQPQVHAYYSSFGVQNEVKPLVAAKKVLIIGMLPSQVSVTSEFDYMISHAIKTLHNNNYATVLVSNNDESVATSYQDADRVYFDPITVENIVNIAHKENIQNVLLQFSGKKINALGDKLVKSGLNILGNNSENPIDKIKQILAVPLKSLKQNPLLTTTTKKEGLSFIQEHGFPILIGGFNNQGIKEKSAIVYDMPALQKYLTETQLSKATLSHFIEGNKYELTAISDGQDVTIPGIIEHLEQTGSHASDSIAVFRPQNLSKTGRKRLTEYAIELVKRLKMRGIFTLHFLIVEKNIYLLQIKPYAGHNVAFLSQSLGKDITACATAVLIGQTIADLDCKQGLWHSSNFIHVKMPVFSYINYNSGNTFDSKMKSSGSVMGRDTELAKALYKGYEASGLHIPSFGTIFISVRDEDKKRVTELAQGFYRLGFKIVATEGTANAFAEAGITTEIVTKVHTDPNNLIDKIRQHKIMMVINITNLSDTASEDAIRIRDAALNTHIPVFSSIETAGLILHVLESLSLTTQPI; encoded by the coding sequence ATGCCATTAGAAAATGATTTAGACAAGATTTTAATTATTGGTTCGGGACCAACGCTTGTTGGTAGTGTTGCTGAAACTGATTTGTTGACTGCTGACGCAATTAAGGCGCTATTAGAAGAAGATATCCATGTTGTTTTGGTTAATCCCAATCCAGCAACAATTTCAACTGATAAGCAGCCCGGCGTTACAGTTTATTTGGAACCAATGACCTTAGATTTTCTAAAAAGAATTATTCGCATGGAAGAACCTGATGCAATTATTTCTGCTTATGGTTCGACAATGGGATTGAAGGTCACGCGTGAATTAGTTAAAGACGGTATTTTGGCACAGATGGGAATTAAACTACTTACTCTAAATGAGCAGACTTTAATGATTGATTCACATCAAAAAATGGTAACTTTTTTGAAGCATAACGGAATTGAAGTCAACCATAATTGGCGATTAACCGATTTTGCAGCAACTAATTTTAAAGCAGAGTTAGATAATAAAGTCAATTTTCCAATATTACTTGTTAAAAACGAGCAGTACTTACCTAATAAACAAATTATTTTTTCTACAAGTAGCGAGTTAGTAGATTATTTAAAAAAGGAACGTCAGGCAGAGGATTTTTCTTATAAACATTATCGTCTAACTGAAGATCTTTCCTCATGGGAAGAAATAATTGTTAATGTTATTCGCGACAATACTGGTAATGTTCTTTTTACAGATTTTGCTGATTCTCTTGAACCAGTGGCAATTAATTCTGGGGATTCAGCAGCAATAATTCCAGCTTTAACCTTAAATAATGATCAAATTCAGCAGTTACGACAGATTGCACAAAAAATTGCGGCTAGTCTAAACATGATTGGCATCTTAAATATTCACTTTGCAGTCAAACGTACAGGTACGCGATTGGCAGTTAAAATTTTGACAATTAAACCGAGGTTGACACGCAGTGCATTATGGTCGCAGCAAATCGGCCTGATTAGCGTGGGTTATTTGGTCTGCAAAATTGCGATTGGTTACCGCTTAAATGAAGTAATCGACCCAATGTCTGGACTAAACGCTGCAATTGAACCTGTGCAGGACAAGGTGGCAATTAGAATGCCATATTGGTCTTTAACACAGGCCGGTACCAATCATTATTTTTTAGGAAAAAGAATGCAAGCTAGTGGTGAAGCAATTGGCATTGGACGTAATTTTGAAACTGCCTTTTTAAAGGGTTTATCATCAACGATCAACCTAAATTTAGCGCTCCAAGTCTTTGCTGATGAACAAGAAAAAACGCAAGCGGAAATTCTAGCAGACTTACTTAAAACAGATGAACTCCATCTGATTAGACTTCTTGCTGCAATTGCACAAGGAGTTGATTATGCCAAATTACAAGAATTAATTCACTTACATCCCGTTTATTTTCAAAAATTGCAAAATATCGTTAAACTTGGTCAGCAATTACAAAAAAATGGTCTTGACGAACAATTATTGCTGGAAGCTAAAAAGTGTGGCTTTAATAATGAATTAATTGCAGCAATTACAGGCAGCAACTTAACAGCTGTCCAAACGCGCCTTAAAAAGATGCAGTTAACACCAGCTTATTTGCAAATTGATGGGTCTGCTGGGATTTATCAACCTCAAGTACATGCTTATTACAGCTCTTTTGGTGTCCAGAATGAAGTTAAGCCTTTGGTTGCTGCTAAAAAAGTATTAATCATTGGTATGTTGCCATCACAGGTTTCAGTTACAAGTGAATTTGACTACATGATCAGTCATGCAATAAAAACTTTACATAATAATAATTATGCAACTGTACTTGTATCAAATAATGATGAGTCAGTTGCAACCAGTTATCAAGATGCTGATCGTGTTTATTTTGACCCTATTACTGTCGAAAACATTGTGAACATTGCGCATAAAGAAAATATTCAAAATGTTCTATTACAATTTTCAGGCAAAAAGATCAACGCGTTAGGCGATAAATTAGTCAAAAGTGGGTTAAATATTCTTGGCAATAATAGTGAAAATCCGATCGACAAAATCAAACAAATTTTGGCTGTTCCATTAAAGTCACTAAAGCAAAACCCATTATTAACTACGACCACTAAAAAAGAGGGACTCAGCTTCATTCAAGAGCACGGTTTTCCTATTCTCATTGGTGGGTTTAACAATCAAGGAATTAAAGAAAAATCGGCTATTGTTTATGATATGCCAGCATTACAAAAATATTTAACAGAAACACAACTTTCTAAGGCTACTTTATCGCACTTCATTGAAGGTAATAAGTATGAATTGACAGCTATTTCTGATGGTCAAGATGTAACCATTCCGGGAATTATTGAACATTTAGAACAAACCGGGTCACATGCCTCTGATTCAATTGCAGTTTTTAGACCACAAAATCTGTCTAAAACAGGTAGAAAGCGCTTAACCGAATATGCCATAGAATTAGTTAAGCGACTTAAGATGCGTGGAATTTTTACGTTGCACTTCTTGATTGTTGAGAAAAATATCTATCTTTTGCAGATTAAACCATATGCAGGGCATAATGTTGCTTTTTTATCTCAATCTTTAGGTAAGGATATTACTGCATGCGCAACCGCGGTTTTAATTGGACAAACTATTGCTGACTTAGATTGTAAGCAAGGATTATGGCATTCAAGTAATTTTATCCACGTTAAAATGCCTGTATTTTCTTACATTAATTACAATAGTGGCAATACCTTTGATTCGAAAATGAAATCTTCTGGCTCAGTAATGGGCCGGGATACAGAGCTGGCTAAGGCACTCTATAAAGGATATGAGGCCAGTGGGCTTCATATTCCTAGTTTTGGTACTATTTTTATTTCTGTTCGTGATGAAGATAAAAAGCGCGTTACCGAACTGGCCCAAGGATTTTACCGGCTAGGATTTAAAATTGTGGCAACAGAAGGGACTGCTAATGCTTTTGCGGAAGCAGGAATTACTACCGAAATTGTAACCAAAGTCCACACTGATCCTAACAATTTAATTGATAAAATTCGGCAACATAAAATTATGATGGTTATTAATATTACTAATTTGTCTGATACAGCAAGTGAAGATGCAATTAGAATTAGGGACGCGGCCTTAAATACTCATATTCCCGTCTTTTCTAGTATTGAAACGGCAGGATTAATTTTACATGTACTTGAGTCATTGTCATTAACAACACAACCAATTTGA
- a CDS encoding carbamoyl phosphate synthase small subunit, with product MKRYLILEDGNSFVGEGFGATIISTGELAIQTSNFGYQEALTDPTNAGKILVFTTPMIGSNGINAIDYESITPTVKGIIANDLASNISDSENFQDLNSFLKEKNIPAIFNVDTRALVHLLTTEKIIKASIMDTNDEHAFDQIKALVLPKNKSAVVSTKNAYAAPNVGKTAAVLDLGLKHSMLRELSLRKINATVLPYNASTTDIENLRPDGIIISGGPGKAAELKPAVTPIFDHFYGKYPIWGIGLGFLILSEYLNFELVDLPEEFNGTNYPVIEQNSNHIWQVAMNIKQLVLPDGIQMKMDREYFDLHSDLLAGFCNTQAQIIGTAFNAEGAPGSLDALTIFDDFVQMMG from the coding sequence ATGAAACGATATTTAATTCTTGAAGATGGTAATTCATTTGTAGGTGAAGGCTTTGGCGCAACCATTATTTCTACCGGTGAATTAGCAATTCAAACAAGTAATTTTGGTTATCAAGAAGCTTTAACAGATCCAACTAACGCTGGCAAAATCCTTGTTTTTACGACGCCAATGATCGGCAGCAACGGCATAAATGCCATTGACTATGAAAGTATTACTCCTACAGTTAAAGGAATTATTGCCAATGATCTTGCCAGCAATATCTCTGATAGTGAAAATTTTCAAGACCTTAATTCGTTCTTAAAAGAAAAGAATATTCCAGCAATTTTTAATGTTGATACACGAGCCTTAGTTCACCTGTTAACGACTGAAAAAATAATTAAAGCCTCAATTATGGATACTAATGACGAACATGCTTTTGATCAAATTAAGGCGTTAGTTTTGCCCAAAAACAAGTCAGCTGTAGTTTCTACCAAGAATGCTTATGCAGCACCAAATGTTGGTAAAACCGCCGCCGTTTTAGATCTCGGTCTCAAGCATTCCATGTTACGAGAATTGTCGCTGCGAAAAATCAATGCAACAGTTTTGCCGTACAATGCTTCTACAACGGATATTGAAAATCTACGTCCAGATGGCATTATTATTTCGGGAGGACCGGGAAAAGCTGCTGAACTTAAACCAGCAGTAACGCCAATTTTTGACCATTTTTATGGCAAATATCCAATTTGGGGAATTGGGTTAGGCTTCTTAATCCTGAGCGAATATCTTAACTTTGAATTAGTAGACTTGCCTGAAGAATTCAATGGGACCAATTATCCTGTAATTGAACAAAATTCTAATCATATTTGGCAAGTGGCCATGAACATTAAGCAATTAGTTCTGCCAGATGGAATTCAAATGAAAATGGACCGGGAATACTTTGACTTACATAGTGATCTATTAGCCGGATTTTGTAATACGCAAGCACAAATAATTGGTACAGCTTTTAACGCTGAAGGAGCACCTGGAAGTCTTGATGCACTCACAATCTTTGATGATTTTGTACAGATGATGGGGTAA
- a CDS encoding RluA family pseudouridine synthase has protein sequence MTKNYQLEVTTDHERLDKFITSKITDLSRTRIKELIQDKHILVNNKSEKVSYQVQAGDQIQVTVPALKPLAVTPENIPLDIIYEDNDVIVVNKPQGMVVHPAAGHPDHTLVNALLYHTKDLAASPEGFRPGIVHRIDKDTSGLLMIAKNAHARESLEGQLARKTNKRQYLAIVHGNFSEDSGVIDAPIGRNHYNRKKMAVIENGKNAITHFTVLEQFKNYSLICCQLETGRTHQIRVHLAYIGHPVAGDPLYGPHHTLKGHGQFLHAQVLGFAQPTSGKWLEFQVKPPQIFNDRLAELRETK, from the coding sequence ATGACTAAAAATTATCAGCTTGAGGTTACAACCGATCATGAACGACTTGATAAGTTTATTACCAGCAAGATTACTGATTTATCCCGGACGCGAATCAAAGAACTAATTCAAGACAAACATATTTTGGTTAATAATAAGTCTGAAAAAGTATCTTATCAGGTGCAAGCAGGTGACCAAATTCAAGTTACAGTTCCCGCACTCAAGCCATTGGCAGTAACGCCAGAGAATATCCCATTGGATATTATTTATGAAGACAATGATGTTATTGTGGTTAATAAGCCGCAAGGAATGGTTGTTCATCCCGCAGCAGGTCATCCAGATCATACTCTAGTTAATGCACTGCTGTATCATACTAAAGATTTAGCAGCTAGTCCTGAGGGCTTTCGTCCCGGAATTGTTCATCGTATTGATAAGGATACATCCGGCTTATTAATGATTGCCAAAAATGCGCATGCGCGTGAAAGTTTAGAAGGGCAATTAGCACGTAAAACAAATAAGCGTCAATATTTAGCAATCGTTCATGGTAATTTTAGCGAAGATTCTGGTGTGATTGATGCTCCAATTGGTCGTAATCATTACAATCGTAAAAAAATGGCCGTCATTGAAAATGGTAAAAATGCGATAACTCATTTTACAGTTTTAGAACAGTTTAAAAATTACAGTTTAATTTGTTGCCAGCTTGAAACAGGACGAACACACCAAATTCGGGTTCATTTAGCATATATTGGCCATCCGGTAGCGGGAGATCCACTATATGGGCCACATCATACTTTAAAAGGACACGGACAATTTTTGCATGCGCAAGTTTTAGGGTTCGCTCAGCCAACTAGTGGTAAATGGCTTGAATTTCAAGTAAAACCACCACAAATCTTTAATGATCGTCTGGCAGAATTAAGAGAAACTAAGTGA
- the lspA gene encoding signal peptidase II, producing the protein MQFLYLIISLVVVLADQSLKSFISSNYAIGEVHNIIPRILSFNYVQNNGAAWNILTGQMWLFYLISIIAIAVCLFYLFKPKYKNRLFDWGLALVLGGICGNLLDRIHLKYVIDMLQVDFIHFNIFNIADSAITVGIILIFIYLLFFDESGKKND; encoded by the coding sequence ATGCAATTTTTATATTTAATTATTTCTTTAGTAGTTGTCTTGGCAGACCAAAGTCTCAAATCATTTATTAGCAGTAACTATGCTATTGGTGAAGTCCATAATATTATTCCTCGTATTTTATCGTTTAATTACGTCCAAAATAATGGTGCGGCTTGGAACATTTTGACAGGACAAATGTGGCTGTTTTATTTAATTAGTATTATTGCAATTGCTGTCTGCTTATTTTATTTGTTCAAGCCTAAGTACAAAAATCGTCTCTTTGACTGGGGACTTGCCCTTGTTTTGGGTGGAATTTGCGGTAACTTACTTGATCGCATTCATTTAAAGTACGTTATTGACATGTTACAGGTGGACTTCATTCATTTTAATATCTTTAACATTGCTGATTCTGCAATCACAGTGGGGATTATTTTGATTTTTATCTACCTTCTATTTTTTGATGAAAGTGGTAAAAAGAATGACTAA
- a CDS encoding formate--tetrahydrofolate ligase, which yields MKTDIQIAQEAKILPINEIAAKVGLSTTDIEPYGNDKAKIKWSAIKRARSNHHLGKLILVTSISPTPAGEGKSTMTIGLGDALNNQLHQKTMIALREPSMGPVFGLKGGATGGGKAQIIPMEDINLHFTGDMHALTAAIDTLAALVDNYIYQGNELQLDPEKIVLKRGLDVNDRSLRQITVGQGSKFNGIEHKSSFAITVANELMAILCLATDIDDLKKRIGNMLVGYTTTEHPVYVKELGFQGAIAALLANALKPNLVQTIEHTPALVHGGPFANIAHGANSVMATNLALHLSDYTLTEAGFGSDLGGQKFMDFVANHLDKKPDVSVVVATVRALKYQAEGSTVNLNDENLSALRSGFKNLERHMNNMRNYGIPVIVLINHFASDSPAELDLLQQLVAEQGITAKVVDYHEQGSRGGIAAAQAVVDLANTKTANLTPTYQDSDDVKTKIAKVAQNIYHATNVEYNDKAEQDIQKLKKMGKDKLPVIIAKTQYSFTDNQKLLGAPTNFTLHVKGASLRNGAGFIVITTGHVLDMPGLPKHPAALDIDVDNNGKISGLF from the coding sequence TTGAAAACAGATATTCAAATTGCTCAGGAAGCAAAAATTTTACCAATTAATGAAATTGCCGCTAAAGTTGGCTTAAGCACGACAGATATTGAACCTTATGGCAATGATAAAGCTAAGATTAAGTGGTCAGCTATTAAACGTGCGCGCAGTAATCATCATCTAGGGAAATTAATCTTAGTAACATCAATTTCACCAACTCCAGCTGGTGAAGGAAAATCAACAATGACCATTGGTCTTGGCGATGCACTTAATAATCAGCTCCACCAAAAAACAATGATTGCGTTGCGTGAGCCTTCAATGGGACCTGTTTTTGGTCTTAAAGGCGGTGCAACCGGTGGTGGTAAAGCACAAATTATTCCCATGGAAGACATTAATCTTCACTTTACAGGTGACATGCATGCTCTAACTGCAGCAATTGACACTTTAGCTGCTCTTGTTGACAATTATATTTATCAAGGAAATGAATTGCAGCTTGATCCTGAAAAGATTGTGCTCAAGCGTGGGCTTGATGTTAATGATCGGAGTCTGCGGCAGATAACAGTTGGTCAAGGCTCTAAATTTAACGGTATTGAGCATAAGTCAAGCTTTGCAATTACTGTTGCTAATGAATTAATGGCTATTTTATGTCTGGCAACTGATATTGACGACTTGAAAAAGCGCATCGGTAATATGCTGGTTGGTTATACAACAACTGAACACCCAGTTTATGTCAAAGAGTTAGGCTTTCAAGGAGCAATCGCTGCATTACTTGCTAATGCTCTAAAGCCTAATTTAGTACAAACAATTGAACACACACCGGCTCTTGTTCATGGGGGGCCTTTTGCTAATATTGCTCACGGAGCTAATTCGGTCATGGCTACTAACTTAGCCTTGCATTTGAGTGATTATACTTTAACTGAAGCTGGATTTGGTAGTGACCTTGGCGGCCAAAAATTTATGGATTTTGTTGCCAATCATCTTGATAAAAAACCAGATGTTAGTGTTGTTGTTGCAACCGTGCGCGCTTTAAAGTATCAAGCTGAAGGTTCAACTGTTAATTTAAATGACGAAAATCTGTCTGCTTTACGCAGCGGTTTTAAAAATTTAGAACGGCATATGAACAACATGCGTAATTATGGCATACCTGTAATCGTACTGATTAACCATTTTGCTAGTGATTCGCCAGCAGAACTTGATCTCTTGCAGCAATTGGTTGCGGAACAAGGAATTACAGCTAAGGTTGTAGATTATCATGAACAAGGATCACGTGGAGGAATTGCAGCCGCTCAAGCTGTTGTCGATTTGGCTAACACAAAAACAGCTAACCTAACGCCGACTTATCAAGATAGCGATGACGTGAAGACTAAGATCGCTAAAGTTGCTCAAAATATTTATCATGCAACCAATGTTGAATATAATGATAAAGCCGAGCAGGACATCCAAAAATTAAAAAAGATGGGAAAGGATAAATTACCAGTTATTATTGCTAAAACACAGTATTCATTTACCGATAATCAAAAATTATTGGGTGCACCAACTAACTTTACTTTGCACGTTAAGGGTGCAAGTTTAAGAAATGGTGCCGGGTTTATCGTAATCACTACGGGACATGTTCTAGATATGCCCGGATTACCTAAGCATCCCGCTGCACTGGATATTGATGTTGACAACAATGGTAAAATTAGCGGGTTATTCTAA
- a CDS encoding acyltransferase, whose product MAKKHFIVLGRAGITYFSWLFVVLFLSLIFAYEGTKTINWPAICIASLFLLLVIYTFLTSYWDSGAFKLPFKAKVNISFAPQMIWQWHYLCIYEIKITELEKYYLLRITKNY is encoded by the coding sequence ATGGCTAAAAAACATTTTATCGTTTTAGGTAGAGCAGGTATTACCTATTTTAGTTGGCTATTTGTTGTTCTTTTTCTTAGTTTAATTTTTGCTTATGAAGGTACTAAGACAATTAATTGGCCAGCTATTTGTATCGCTAGCTTGTTCTTATTGTTAGTAATTTATACGTTTTTGACTTCATATTGGGACAGCGGTGCATTTAAGTTGCCCTTTAAAGCAAAAGTGAATATTAGTTTTGCACCACAAATGATTTGGCAATGGCATTACCTTTGTATTTATGAAATTAAGATTACTGAGTTAGAAAAATATTATTTACTGCGTATTACCAAAAATTATTAA
- a CDS encoding metallophosphoesterase translates to MITPKLNPEIWIITDTHLIADSLHDDGAAFIRMQNTSQGKDLFYQETALRAFCKMANEKKPAAIIVTGDVTFNGELISAVKFNEIFSDLTETKLLVLPGNHDIYDGWARKFIGNKQYLTKQISPQKWHDLFQTSYNCSLNQDPSSLAYSVQLNPQYLLLLLDSNIYHNHESFHTPATEGQISAAQVKWLKKQLVYAQQHHLRPLLFMHHNLYAHNSAVNRGFVLNNAPILRQLCQEYDIKLAFSGHIHAQNIIGPVDTIPTIEIVTSSFCSYDQAYGVVQLSAASVSYKRQVFDMRPYISTDEQNNQILMHFHEYLKQIQLRNLTGNSQHKDQATSKQSLTKKINQLFLDMNYNYFTGHNHIEKQKLLQLYNSPEYQTLVAEHPKFSKYLATLYDTSDHSNLTTSVNY, encoded by the coding sequence ATGATTACACCTAAGTTAAATCCAGAGATTTGGATAATTACTGACACTCATTTAATTGCTGACAGCCTTCATGACGATGGTGCAGCTTTTATACGGATGCAAAATACAAGTCAGGGCAAGGATCTTTTTTATCAAGAAACAGCATTACGGGCTTTCTGCAAAATGGCTAATGAAAAAAAGCCTGCTGCAATTATTGTTACTGGCGACGTTACTTTTAACGGTGAGTTGATTTCAGCAGTTAAATTTAATGAAATTTTTAGCGATTTAACTGAAACTAAATTACTGGTTCTACCCGGTAATCATGACATTTATGATGGTTGGGCGCGAAAATTTATCGGTAACAAACAATATCTAACTAAACAAATTAGTCCGCAAAAGTGGCATGATTTGTTTCAAACTTCGTATAATTGTAGTCTGAATCAGGATCCTAGTTCGTTAGCGTATAGTGTGCAGCTTAATCCGCAATATCTATTGCTTCTGCTTGATTCTAATATTTATCACAATCACGAAAGTTTCCATACCCCAGCAACTGAAGGGCAAATTAGCGCGGCACAAGTTAAATGGTTAAAAAAGCAATTGGTTTATGCGCAACAACACCATTTACGACCGTTGTTGTTTATGCATCATAATTTGTACGCTCATAATTCGGCTGTTAATCGGGGCTTTGTTTTAAATAATGCCCCGATTTTGCGACAATTATGCCAAGAATATGATATTAAGCTGGCATTTTCTGGTCATATTCATGCCCAAAATATTATTGGTCCTGTTGACACAATACCAACAATTGAAATTGTTACTTCCAGTTTTTGTTCATATGATCAAGCTTATGGCGTAGTTCAATTATCAGCTGCTAGTGTAAGCTACAAGCGGCAAGTATTTGATATGCGGCCATATATTTCAACAGATGAGCAAAATAATCAAATTTTGATGCATTTTCATGAATATTTAAAACAAATTCAGTTACGTAACCTCACCGGTAACTCTCAGCATAAGGATCAAGCGACAAGTAAGCAATCACTAACTAAGAAAATTAATCAGCTATTTCTTGATATGAATTATAATTATTTTACTGGTCATAATCACATTGAAAAACAAAAACTTTTGCAACTCTATAATTCACCAGAGTATCAGACATTAGTAGCTGAACATCCCAAGTTTAGTAAATATTTAGCAACTTTGTATGATACATCAGATCATAGTAATCTTACGACTAGTGTTAATTATTAG